In Thermotomaculum hydrothermale, a single genomic region encodes these proteins:
- a CDS encoding TrmH family RNA methyltransferase, with product MITSKDNDKIKYLKKLTSTKHRKREKKFLVDDLKTYNEGIKCGFKPVSLFVSKKFEDLTVPEGCNFFEVKHSVLASVSNQPSFSGIIAVFKLPDFKKDVFNSQRIAVLDGVQNPENVGAILRSAALFDFNSVILTHNSADPFSLKSVRASKGGIFYLKTARLSKEEILEGLKDRRIFLAEKKGGKGLYQVKVPKEKFAIVLGSEGSGIEKDFLKIGEKITIPTTGLIDSLNVAVSCGIIMSRMFGGIGE from the coding sequence ATGATTACCTCAAAGGATAATGACAAAATAAAGTATTTAAAAAAACTTACCTCAACAAAACACAGGAAAAGGGAGAAAAAATTTCTCGTTGACGATTTGAAAACCTATAACGAAGGTATAAAATGCGGATTTAAGCCTGTTTCACTCTTTGTATCAAAAAAGTTTGAAGATTTAACTGTGCCTGAAGGTTGCAATTTCTTTGAAGTAAAACATTCTGTTTTAGCCTCAGTATCAAATCAGCCTTCTTTTTCAGGAATAATCGCAGTTTTTAAACTTCCTGATTTTAAAAAGGATGTTTTCAATTCTCAAAGAATTGCAGTTCTTGACGGTGTACAAAACCCTGAAAATGTTGGGGCTATTTTGAGAAGTGCGGCACTCTTTGATTTTAACTCTGTAATACTTACACACAACTCAGCAGACCCTTTTTCCTTAAAATCAGTGAGGGCATCAAAGGGTGGAATTTTTTATTTAAAGACAGCAAGACTTTCAAAAGAAGAGATTTTAGAAGGATTGAAAGATAGAAGGATCTTCCTTGCAGAAAAAAAAGGGGGAAAGGGTTTATATCAGGTTAAAGTCCCTAAAGAAAAATTTGCAATTGTTTTAGGCTCTGAAGGAAGTGGAATTGAAAAAGATTTTTTGAAAATAGGGGAGAAGATAACAATTCCAACAACTGGTTTAATTGACTCTTTGAATGTTGCTGTATCCTGTGGCATAATAATGTCCCGTATGTTTGGGGGAATAGGTGAATAA
- a CDS encoding PEP/pyruvate-binding domain-containing protein: MKHYPIERAFIISRMIDKYPMLADIIRKKMRKLLEKDGIISREKIKEEAKIKAMADQRREGLTDPINQESAEKWQQRVREHIKQLTDFYFALNFSIDNALDIIEEVKITNLQLQELLENEEFSFELFKEAEDYLKKGNLEHLDNDPKMEHIRVNIIRNFISDKLDFISIAKKYFTFQDLKEIKARIIGSGKIGGKAAGLLLAYSILKKEGEKNQSFPKVNIPACYFLCSEVFYRFFEHNNALDFQTIKYKSLEEVEREYPELKRRILSFSFPDDIVLKLRALLEKFKGRPMVVRSSSLLEDDTNSSFAGKYESIFVANNKTEEENLQSLLNAIKEVYSSVFSPDVIAYRREKNLIDYDEKMAVLIQNVVGERRGNYFFPFFSGVGFSFNMFRWSGRIKPEEGLLRIVLGLGTRAVGRVGNDYPRMVALSDPLLRPEKNVKDIKRYSQKYVDALNLETEQIEAINVKTALALCSPYEKALAFQFDAGGYFSESFFQSEQNLFPVITFKKLFQKTTFASDFKVLLNTLKKAYGIEVDTEFAVSVDSDNNLKFFLLQCRPLALPGINETVELPRVKKKENLLFDVKGLSPCGVAKHIEYIVYVVPNKYNSLSDDSKKLEIGRIIGLLNRKLPRKKFILIGPGRWGTTDLKLGVKVGYGDINNTSVLIELATQSEVFSSEVSYGTHFFQDLVEANIYPLSIYLDKEGNYFNKEFFEKSKNVLPDILEGYSDFADYVKVVDVKKEKKGKSLSIFMSLKKLRAIGVFKK; encoded by the coding sequence ATGAAGCATTATCCTATTGAACGGGCATTTATAATTAGCAGAATGATAGACAAATATCCCATGCTTGCGGATATTATTCGCAAGAAGATGAGAAAACTACTTGAAAAAGACGGAATTATTTCAAGAGAAAAGATAAAAGAGGAAGCAAAGATTAAGGCAATGGCAGACCAGAGAAGGGAAGGGCTTACAGACCCTATAAATCAGGAATCTGCGGAGAAATGGCAACAGAGGGTTAGAGAGCATATAAAACAACTTACTGACTTTTACTTTGCTCTCAACTTTTCAATTGATAATGCACTGGATATTATAGAAGAAGTTAAAATAACAAACCTTCAACTTCAGGAATTGCTTGAAAATGAGGAATTTTCTTTTGAACTTTTTAAAGAAGCAGAGGACTACCTGAAAAAAGGCAACCTTGAACACCTTGACAATGACCCTAAAATGGAGCATATAAGGGTCAACATTATAAGAAACTTTATTAGTGATAAACTTGATTTTATCTCAATTGCAAAGAAATATTTTACTTTTCAAGATTTGAAAGAAATTAAGGCAAGAATTATAGGAAGCGGTAAGATTGGCGGGAAAGCAGCAGGGCTTTTGCTTGCTTACTCAATTTTAAAAAAAGAAGGTGAGAAAAATCAGTCTTTTCCAAAAGTCAATATTCCTGCATGCTACTTTTTATGCTCAGAGGTTTTTTACAGGTTTTTTGAACACAATAACGCATTAGATTTTCAGACTATAAAGTATAAGAGTCTTGAAGAAGTTGAAAGAGAATATCCTGAATTAAAGAGAAGGATATTGTCATTTTCTTTCCCCGATGATATTGTCCTGAAGTTAAGGGCATTGCTTGAAAAATTCAAAGGTAGACCTATGGTTGTCAGGTCTTCAAGTTTGCTTGAAGATGATACAAACTCTTCCTTTGCTGGTAAGTATGAGAGTATTTTTGTTGCAAACAATAAAACAGAAGAAGAGAATTTGCAATCTCTGCTTAATGCAATAAAAGAGGTTTACTCTTCAGTTTTTTCGCCAGATGTTATCGCCTATAGAAGAGAAAAGAATCTAATTGACTATGACGAAAAAATGGCTGTTTTAATTCAAAATGTGGTGGGTGAAAGGAGGGGAAACTATTTTTTCCCGTTTTTTTCCGGTGTTGGGTTTTCCTTTAATATGTTCAGGTGGTCTGGCAGAATTAAGCCTGAGGAAGGGCTTTTAAGGATTGTTTTAGGATTGGGAACAAGGGCTGTAGGAAGGGTAGGAAATGATTACCCGAGAATGGTTGCGTTAAGTGACCCTCTTTTGAGGCCAGAAAAGAATGTTAAGGATATTAAAAGGTATTCTCAAAAGTATGTTGATGCATTAAACCTTGAAACTGAGCAGATTGAGGCTATTAATGTTAAAACAGCTCTTGCCCTATGTTCTCCTTATGAAAAAGCTCTTGCTTTTCAGTTTGATGCAGGTGGATATTTCAGCGAATCATTCTTTCAATCTGAGCAAAATTTATTTCCTGTTATTACTTTCAAAAAACTTTTTCAAAAAACGACATTTGCTTCAGATTTTAAGGTTTTGCTTAACACTTTGAAAAAAGCATATGGAATTGAGGTTGATACTGAGTTTGCGGTAAGTGTTGATTCAGATAATAATTTAAAGTTTTTTCTTCTTCAGTGCAGGCCTCTTGCATTGCCTGGAATTAATGAAACTGTGGAATTGCCGAGGGTTAAGAAAAAAGAAAATCTTTTATTTGATGTTAAAGGTCTTTCTCCCTGTGGGGTGGCAAAGCATATTGAATATATTGTCTATGTCGTTCCTAATAAGTACAATTCCCTTTCTGATGATTCAAAAAAGTTAGAGATAGGAAGAATTATAGGACTGTTAAACAGAAAGTTGCCTCGCAAAAAATTTATCCTTATTGGGCCGGGGAGATGGGGAACAACTGATTTGAAATTAGGGGTTAAGGTTGGATATGGAGATATAAACAACACCTCTGTTTTAATTGAGCTTGCGACTCAAAGCGAGGTTTTTTCAAGTGAAGTCTCGTACGGCACACACTTTTTCCAGGATTTAGTTGAAGCAAATATATACCCTCTTTCAATTTACCTTGATAAAGAGGGAAATTATTTTAACAAAGAGTTTTTTGAAAAATCTAAAAATGTTTTACCAGATATTCTTGAAGGTTATTCAGACTTTGCGGATTATGTAAAGGTGGTTGATGTGAAAAAAGAAAAAAAGGGGAAAAGTCTGTCAATCTTTATGAGCCTTAAAAAACTGAGAGCAATAGGCGTTTTTAAAAAATGA
- a CDS encoding rhomboid family intramembrane serine protease, whose protein sequence is MFFPFKDDNPSLKSPYVTLGIIILNVIIYFFSISGGLYNFQTIVINYGLIPTELIHMQNLYSSPAVHPITTIFTSMFLHANLSHLVGNMWYLWIFGDNVEDFLGHFNFLLFYIAGGICAALIHTMFNPTSTMPVIGASGAVSAVLGAYMLLYPNARVYVLFFFIFIFRIFTMPAAILIGFWIFFQIINGLTSLGAGQQLGGVAWFAHIGGFFYGLYLIKFVLKSRMRYNKLEF, encoded by the coding sequence ATGTTTTTTCCTTTTAAGGATGACAACCCTTCATTAAAGTCCCCCTATGTTACCCTGGGGATTATCATATTAAACGTAATAATTTACTTTTTCTCAATATCAGGAGGGTTATATAACTTTCAAACAATTGTTATAAATTACGGGTTAATACCTACCGAACTTATCCATATGCAAAACCTTTACTCTTCTCCGGCAGTACACCCGATTACCACTATCTTTACCTCAATGTTTTTACACGCAAACCTTTCACACCTTGTGGGGAATATGTGGTATTTATGGATATTCGGAGATAATGTGGAGGATTTTTTGGGGCATTTCAATTTTCTCCTCTTTTACATTGCAGGGGGAATTTGCGCTGCTTTAATTCACACAATGTTTAATCCAACTTCAACCATGCCTGTAATTGGTGCAAGCGGCGCTGTATCTGCTGTGCTTGGGGCATACATGCTTTTATACCCTAATGCAAGGGTTTATGTGCTTTTCTTTTTCATCTTTATTTTCAGAATATTTACAATGCCTGCGGCAATTTTAATTGGCTTCTGGATATTCTTTCAAATTATAAACGGATTAACTTCTCTTGGAGCAGGGCAACAATTAGGAGGAGTTGCATGGTTTGCTCACATAGGGGGATTTTTCTACGGCCTTTACCTTATTAAGTTTGTCCTTAAATCAAGGATGCGCTATAATAAACTGGAATTTTAA
- the mgtE gene encoding magnesium transporter, protein MNSKILLLAESIRKFLRRNMVPNLKNLINKAHPSDIAAAIEILKPFNREKLFKFMIEHNIEKAAEVLIELEEHLIKSILDLFDDETTAAILKLLSTDDAVAILDYIDDEEKKEKILQLIHDSEKVEEQLLYQDETAGRIMTTDFFSLNHNLTVKEAIEKLHQLEEKAEMVFYLYLVDDNQRLTGVMSLRQLLLSNPDAKLKEVMQKDIISVRVDTDQEEVARLVSQYDLLAIPVVDHDGKLVGIITVDDVIDIIKEEAAEDIYRLAGTSEEEILYKGHPFKIAKIRLPWLLPAFAGTFVVASLLDLISVKFSYFAIFVVFMPMINAAAGNIGIQSSTIMARELAVNEMEGSIWKEVFSTQFRVGVIIGILYALIAFTFSFILAKPVHLPKLIVSISVGIAMFIAIIISSVYGSFLPIFLKKMGVDPAVATGPFVAASNDILGTIIYFSVAYNIVHLLQ, encoded by the coding sequence TTGAATTCAAAAATACTTTTGCTTGCGGAATCAATAAGAAAATTTTTGCGCCGTAATATGGTGCCTAATTTAAAGAATTTAATAAACAAGGCACACCCTTCCGATATTGCGGCAGCAATAGAAATATTAAAACCTTTCAACAGGGAAAAACTGTTTAAGTTTATGATTGAACACAATATCGAAAAAGCAGCAGAGGTTTTAATTGAACTTGAAGAACACTTAATAAAAAGCATACTTGATTTATTTGACGATGAAACAACAGCAGCAATATTGAAACTATTAAGCACAGACGATGCTGTTGCCATCCTTGATTATATAGACGACGAAGAGAAAAAGGAAAAAATCCTCCAATTAATCCACGACAGCGAAAAGGTTGAAGAGCAACTTCTCTATCAGGATGAAACAGCAGGAAGAATAATGACCACAGACTTCTTTTCACTTAACCACAACCTTACGGTAAAAGAAGCAATTGAAAAACTTCATCAACTTGAAGAGAAAGCCGAAATGGTTTTTTACCTCTACCTTGTTGACGATAACCAGAGGCTTACCGGGGTTATGTCTTTAAGACAATTGCTATTGTCTAATCCTGACGCAAAGTTAAAAGAGGTAATGCAAAAGGATATTATATCGGTAAGAGTTGACACCGACCAGGAAGAAGTTGCAAGGCTTGTTTCTCAATACGATTTGCTTGCAATCCCGGTTGTTGATCATGACGGGAAATTAGTCGGTATTATCACTGTTGACGATGTTATAGATATTATCAAAGAGGAAGCGGCAGAAGATATTTACAGATTGGCAGGTACCTCAGAAGAGGAAATTCTATACAAAGGCCATCCTTTCAAAATTGCAAAAATCAGGCTTCCGTGGTTGCTTCCTGCATTTGCAGGAACTTTTGTGGTTGCTTCCCTTCTTGATTTAATCTCTGTGAAATTTTCATACTTTGCAATATTTGTAGTTTTTATGCCTATGATAAACGCTGCGGCAGGAAACATTGGAATACAAAGCTCCACAATTATGGCAAGAGAGCTTGCAGTAAACGAAATGGAAGGTAGTATCTGGAAAGAGGTTTTTAGCACACAGTTCAGAGTAGGAGTAATAATAGGCATACTATATGCTCTTATTGCTTTTACTTTTTCCTTTATTCTTGCCAAACCTGTACATTTACCAAAACTAATTGTAAGCATTTCAGTTGGAATAGCAATGTTTATAGCAATTATAATCTCATCTGTTTACGGAAGCTTTCTCCCCATATTCCTGAAAAAAATGGGAGTTGACCCGGCTGTTGCAACAGGCCCCTTTGTCGCAGCTTCAAACGATATTTTAGGAACAATAATATACTTCTCGGTGGCGTATAATATAGTTCATCTTTTACAATAG
- a CDS encoding pyridoxal phosphate-dependent aminotransferase produces the protein MAPKISIRGTNQPASPMRRLEPLFLQAKEVRKRIYQLNIGQPDIETPEEYLKVIKNLQEKVIKYGPSAGLPEYRKTLANYYRSYGINVDWEDIVVTTGGSEGIIFVLTAICDPEDEVIIPEPFYANYNGFANMANVKLVPVTSKPENGYALPPIEEIEKKVNSKTKAIIICNPGNPTGYAYSEEEIENLKDLCRKHSLFLVSDEVYREFVYEGKHNSILEKEGFEEYGIITDSLSKRFSLCGARLGCVVSKNKDIISSITKMAQARLCPPTIEQLAAIEVHKLGKDYYSKIREEYKLRRDTVMKHIEEIDGAFCKIPNGAFYMLVKLPIKDCINFATYMLKDFELDNETVLVAPGNGFYATQGLGMDEIRIAYILNKNDLDRAMVILKEGLKAYRKERGL, from the coding sequence ATGGCACCTAAAATATCTATCAGAGGAACAAATCAGCCTGCATCTCCAATGAGAAGGCTTGAACCTCTATTTTTACAGGCAAAAGAAGTGCGAAAAAGAATTTACCAGTTAAATATAGGGCAACCAGATATAGAAACCCCTGAAGAGTATTTAAAGGTAATAAAAAACCTTCAAGAAAAGGTGATTAAATATGGCCCTTCCGCCGGGCTTCCTGAATACAGAAAAACACTTGCAAATTACTATCGTTCATACGGGATAAATGTTGATTGGGAAGATATTGTTGTAACAACAGGAGGAAGTGAAGGAATAATTTTTGTACTCACCGCAATATGCGACCCTGAAGACGAGGTAATAATACCAGAGCCTTTTTACGCAAATTACAACGGTTTTGCAAATATGGCCAATGTAAAACTTGTGCCTGTAACCTCAAAGCCTGAAAACGGGTATGCTTTGCCACCAATTGAAGAAATTGAAAAGAAAGTAAATTCAAAAACAAAGGCAATAATAATATGCAATCCAGGTAACCCCACAGGATACGCATACAGTGAAGAGGAAATAGAAAATTTAAAAGACTTATGCAGAAAACACAGCCTTTTCCTTGTATCTGATGAAGTTTACAGAGAGTTTGTTTACGAAGGGAAACACAATTCAATTTTAGAGAAAGAGGGGTTTGAAGAGTACGGAATTATAACAGATTCACTCTCAAAAAGGTTTTCTCTCTGTGGAGCAAGGTTAGGATGCGTTGTATCAAAAAATAAAGACATAATAAGCTCAATTACAAAAATGGCACAGGCAAGATTATGCCCCCCAACAATAGAACAGCTTGCAGCAATTGAAGTGCATAAATTAGGAAAGGACTACTACTCAAAGATTAGAGAAGAATACAAACTGAGAAGAGACACAGTAATGAAACACATAGAAGAGATAGACGGTGCATTTTGCAAAATCCCTAACGGTGCCTTTTACATGCTTGTAAAACTACCAATAAAAGACTGTATCAATTTTGCCACATATATGCTTAAAGATTTTGAATTAGACAATGAAACTGTGCTCGTTGCCCCCGGAAACGGCTTTTATGCAACGCAAGGTTTAGGAATGGATGAAATTAGAATTGCGTACATCCTTAACAAAAACGACCTTGATAGGGCAATGGTTATCTTAAAAGAAGGGTTAAAGGCTTACAGAAAAGAGAGGGGCCTGTAA
- a CDS encoding bactofilin family protein codes for MSKQSIIEKNNQYKGNLKVEGDLKVLGVAEGKIEVENCIHLEGGRIIGEVKAKCAVINGNIDGKIECSDFFDMEKGVLNSKVKAPKIIISEFADYPDLNNIIEQD; via the coding sequence TTGAGCAAGCAGTCAATTATTGAAAAAAACAATCAATATAAAGGCAATTTAAAGGTTGAAGGAGATTTGAAAGTTTTAGGGGTAGCAGAAGGCAAAATTGAGGTTGAAAACTGCATCCACCTTGAAGGTGGAAGAATTATAGGGGAAGTGAAGGCAAAATGCGCTGTTATAAATGGAAATATTGACGGCAAAATTGAGTGCTCAGATTTCTTTGATATGGAAAAGGGAGTATTAAACTCAAAGGTAAAAGCCCCAAAAATTATAATCTCTGAATTTGCCGATTACCCTGATTTAAACAACATTATTGAGCAGGATTAA